From the Funiculus sociatus GB2-C1 genome, one window contains:
- a CDS encoding 5-formyltetrahydrofolate cyclo-ligase yields MPNIKTTWSGYHADKDNLRADIWSLLKQQGVAIGDPQGHIPNFVGSQKAAEQLADLPIWQQAKAIKCNPDSPQIPVRSRALKDGKRLYMAVPRLKNTRCFVELTAEDLQQRNIPLEEAAIARKALTHGRLVTFEEMQPIDLVMVGCVAVTRNGGRTGKGAGFADLELAMLREFGLVQSDTPIVTTVHSLQIVEEERLPMQPHDWGLDWIVTADEAIATNTTYPRPAGLDWDTIRPDQYKEIPILRKLREKLANQAI; encoded by the coding sequence ATGCCAAACATCAAGACAACTTGGAGTGGTTATCATGCCGATAAGGACAATCTGAGGGCTGATATTTGGTCGTTGCTGAAGCAACAGGGGGTAGCCATCGGAGATCCGCAAGGTCACATTCCTAACTTTGTCGGTTCCCAAAAAGCGGCTGAACAGTTAGCAGATTTACCAATTTGGCAACAAGCAAAAGCAATTAAGTGCAATCCCGATTCACCGCAAATTCCGGTGCGATCGCGTGCTTTAAAAGATGGGAAACGCTTATACATGGCTGTACCCCGTTTAAAGAATACTCGCTGCTTTGTTGAATTGACGGCTGAGGATTTGCAGCAGCGCAACATCCCGCTTGAAGAAGCTGCGATCGCGCGGAAGGCGCTAACTCATGGGCGATTGGTAACTTTTGAAGAAATGCAGCCTATCGATTTAGTTATGGTGGGTTGTGTAGCGGTAACGCGCAATGGGGGTAGAACTGGCAAAGGGGCAGGATTCGCAGATTTGGAACTTGCGATGTTAAGGGAATTTGGGTTAGTGCAGTCGGATACTCCAATTGTGACAACGGTGCATTCGTTGCAAATTGTTGAAGAAGAACGTTTGCCAATGCAACCTCACGATTGGGGACTGGATTGGATTGTTACTGCTGATGAGGCAATCGCAACAAATACAACTTATCCACGGCCAGCAGGGTTAGACTGGGATACAATTCGTCCTGACCAATATAAGGAAATC